One Salvia splendens isolate huo1 chromosome 12, SspV2, whole genome shotgun sequence genomic window carries:
- the LOC121758093 gene encoding 1,8-cineole synthase, chloroplastic-like produces the protein MSSIIMQFKIPRDTNEIQNGRRSGGYKPTHWDFNSIQSFEFEHMQEKHVEKVETLIEKVKKLLLQEQRLELIDDLRRLGISCHFRHEIDQILNSKYLDKNETDERDLYSTALRFILLRQYGFNVSQEVFDCFKNDKATDFDTKGLLQLYEASFLATHGEETLEMAKQFATKSLKKRVVNHEIEDIHLLSSVEAALEFPSHWMVQMPNAKAFVDAYKKRPDMNPIVLELAILDLRIVQAQFLGELKESSRWWESTGLAQELPFIRDRIVECYYWGTGTVERREHGSERILLTKVLGLITAIDDIYDIYGTLEELQLFTDAIRRWDIESIDKLPPYMKVCYLALYNFVNEMAYYTLKDKGFNSIPFLRKAWGDLVEAYMIEANWYHKGYKPSFEEYINNAWITLGGLPIISHLFFRLTDSIEEEAVESVHKYHDIVRLLCIIGRLADDMGTSLDEGKRGDVPKAVQCYMYENHASEQDARKHVRSLIEQTWKMMNKEMMDSPFSTCYVEVCANLARMAQLIYQKESDGFGMQHSVVNKQLRSLLFEPYE, from the exons ATGTCAAGTATTATAATGCAATTTAAGATTCCTAGAGACACCAATGAGATCCAAAATGGAAGAAGAAGTGGAGGCTACAAGCCTACTCATTGGGATTTCAACTCCATTCAATCGTTCGAATTTGAGCATATG CAAGAGAAGCACGTCGAAAAGGTGGAGACTCTGATTGAGAAGGTGAAGAAGTTGTTGCTGCAGGAGCAACGTTTAGAGCTGATCGATGACCTACGTAGGCTGGGTATATCTTGTCATTTCCGACACGAAATCGATCAAATATTAAACTCCAAATATTTGGACAAGAATGAGACAGATGAAAGGGATTTGTACTCCACAGCTCTTAGATTCATACTCCTCAGACAATACGGCTTCAACGTCTCTCAAG AAGTGTTTGATTGTTTCAAGAATGACAAGGCTACTGATTTCGATACCAAAGGATTGTTACAACTCTACGAAGCTTCGTTCCTAGCAACACATGGCGAAGAAACCCTAGAAATGGCTAAACAATTTGCTACTAAATCTCTGAAGAAAAGAGTAGTTAATCATGAAATTGAAGATATCCATCTCTTATCATCAGTTGAAGCTGCATTGGAGTTCCCTTCTCATTGGATGGTTCAAATGCCAAATGCGAAAGCATTCGTCGATGCTTACAAAAAGAGACCAGACATGAATCCAATTGTGCTAGAGCTAGCCATATTGGACTTAAGAATTGTTCAAGCACAATTTCTAGGAGAACTCAAAGAGAGCTCTAG GTGGTGGGAGAGTACAGGGCTTGCTCAAGAGCTTCCCTTTATTAGAGATAGAATAGTTGAATGCTACTATTGGGGGACGGGAACCGTGGAACGCCGGGAACATGGATCTGAGAGGATTCTGTTAACCAAAGTACTTGGTCTTATTACAGCTATAGACGATATCTATGATATTTATGGGACACTTGAGGAGCTCCAACTATTCACAGATGCTATTCGAAG ATGGGATATTGAATCAATTGACAAACTTCCTCCTTACATGAAAGTGTGTTATCTTGCACTATACAACTTTGTGAATGAGATGGCTTACTATACTCTCAAGGATAAAGGCTTCAATTCCATCCCATTTCTACGCAAAGCG TGGGGTGATTTGGTTGAGGCATATATGATAGAGGCTAATTGGTACCACAAGGGGTATAAACCTAGCTTTGAAGAATACATCAACAATGCTTGGATAACACTAGGAGGTCTCCCcatcatatcccaccttttcttCCGGCTAACGGATTCGATCGAGGAGGAGGCTGTTGAGAGCGTGCATAAATACCACGATATTGTTCGTCTACTATGTATTATTGGAAGGCTCGCTGACGACATGGGAACATCTCTG GATGAGGGGAAGAGAGGGGACGTGCCAAAAGCAGTCCAGTGTTACATGTATGAGAACCATGCTTCGGAACAAGATGCGCGAAAGCATGTTCGATCACTGATAGAGCAGACATGGAAGATGATGAATAAGGAAATGATGGATTCTCCATTTTCAACATGCTATGTAGAAGTTTGTGCTAATCTTGCTAGAATGGCACAACTTATATACCAGAAGGAATCTGATGGATTCGGAATGCAACACTCGGTGGTTAACAAACAGCTCAGAAGCTTGCTGTTCGAACCCTATGAATAA
- the LOC121756874 gene encoding uncharacterized protein LOC121756874 — translation MNSNDKKKKMKKRKASIDVRVVAETVETRQVKDATPKKSGGKRKSDRKRNRSGETRRDAESIVPSVATEIVEDAVSNREPSEAKLVKQRKKKRKNVVSISHINESNGQNDESEECNDSIPEEQFSVSGGINKGDAVRNGKKGKLKNTERKKKKRQLVSNHEPSDSLLETREENAEDEVYQMSSGDEDYSKGMKKWITHYHQSRPGLNVLQERIDDFIMAHEAREEQAKAEKLAQAAEGGWTVVVHQKGRKKSTEAESGIAVGSVAQAAVLDKMGKKKKKEVGLDFYQFNRREAHRNEIMMLQSKFEQDKKRIQQMRAARKFRPY, via the exons ATGAACAGTAacgacaagaagaagaagatgaagaaaaggaAAGCTTCAATTGATGTCAGAGTTGTTGCTGAGACGGTTGAAACTCGCCAGGTGAAAG ATGCAACACCTAAAAAAAGTGGaggaaagagaaagagtgatAGAAAACGAAACAGGAGCGGGGAAACTAGAAGAGATGCTGAGAGCATTGTTCCTAGCGTTGCTACCGAAATTGTTGAAGATGCAGTTTCTAATAGAGAACCGAGTGAGGCGAAATTGGTGAAACAGAGaaaaaagaagaggaagaatGTTGTGAGTATTAGCCACATTAATGAATCCAACGGCCAAAATGATGAATCGGAAGAATGCAACG ATTCTATACCCGAAGAACAATTTTCAGTTTCTGGAGGAATTAACAAGGGTGATGCCGTAAGGAATGGCAAGAAAG GTAAGTTAAAAAATactgaaagaaagaaaaagaaaaggcagCTCGTGTCAAATCATGAACCCTCGGATAGTTTGCTGGAAACAAGAGAAGAAAATGCAGAAGATGAAGTTTATCAGATGTCTTCAGGGGATGAAGATTACTCTAAAGGAATGAAAA AATGGATCACACACTATCATCAGAGTAGACCTGGGCTGAATGTGCTGCAAGAGAGGATTGATGACTTCATAATGGCTCACGAGGCAAGAGAGGAGCAG GCTAAAGCAGAGAAGCTGGCCCAAGCCGCAGAAGGTGGATGGACTGTTGTTGTGCATCAGAAAGGTCGTAAGAAGAGCACTGAAGCTGAGAGTGGAATTGCCGTTGGTTCTGTGGCCCAAGCTGCTGTCCTAGACAAGAtgggaaagaagaaaaagaaggaagtTGGCCTAGATTTCTACCAGTTCAACAGAAGGGAAGCACACAGAAACG AGATCATGATGCTGCAAAGCAAATTTGAGCAGGATAAAAAGCGGATACAACAGATGCGAGCTGCGAGGAAATTCCGCCCCTATTAA
- the LOC121757344 gene encoding 1,8-cineole synthase, chloroplastic-like has protein sequence MMKMAIQKPINHLRNYSHTNVLSSKLPRVSSTTCRRLPPWSCSYRLSDHRGIQLGRRSGGYPPSIWDFHYIQALNSEYKGDMHQFRAAGMIAQVKMLLLHQQRFELIDDLRRLGISCHFRHEIAQILDSKYINNYHETNQRDLYSTSLRFRLLRQYGFTISQDVFDCFKNDKATDFDTKGLLQLYEASFLATHGEETLEIAKQFAAKSLHKRVVDHEIDDIHLLSSVEDVFEFPSHWMVQMPNAKAFIDAYKRRPDMDSVVLELAKLDINIVQAKFLEELKETSRWWESTGLAQELPFIRDRIVECYYWTNGVVERREHGFERIMLAKINALITAIDDIYDVYGTLEELQLFTDAIRRWDIESIDKLPIYMKVCYLALYNFVNEMGYYTLKDKGFNSIPFLRKAWVDLIEAYLIEANWYHKGYKPSLEEYINNAWITVGGVPVLSHLFFRVTDSLDKEAAESVHKYHEIVRASCTITRLADDMGTSMAEVKRGDVPKSVQCYMNEKNASEEEARTHVQSLIEEKWKTMNKEMMDSPFSTCFVEVCANLARMAQLIYQKDSDGFGMQHSVVNKQLRSLLFEPYE, from the exons ATGATGAAGATGGCAATTCAAAAGCCAATAAACCATCTTCGTAATTACTCACACACCAATGTTTTGTCTTCAAAACTGCCACGTGTGTCTTCCACCACTTGTCGGCGGCTGCCACCGTGGAGTTGCTCTTATCGACTCAGTGATCATCGTGGCATCCAATTAGGACGGCGATCCGGTGGCTACCCTCCTTCCATTTGGGATTTCCACTACATTCAAGCTCTAAACTCTGAGTATAAG GGGGATATGCACCAGTTCCGGGCCGCAGGTATGATTGCTCAAGTGAAGATGCTGCTGCTACACCAACAACGTTTCGAACTGATCGATGACCTGCGAAGACTGGGCATATCTTGTCATTTCCGACACGAAATCGCTCAAATATTAGACTCAAAATACATAAACAACTATCATGAGACAAATCAAAGGGATTTGTACTCAACATCTCTCAGATTCAGACTCCTCAGACAATATGGCTTCACCATCTCTCAAG ATGTGTTTGATTGCTTCAAGAATGACAAGGCTACTGATTTCGATACCAAAGGATTGTTACAACTCTACGAAGCTTCGTTCCTAGCAACACATGGCGAAGAAACCCTAGAAATTGCTAAACAATTTGCTGCTAAATCACTGCATAAAAGAGTAGTTGATCATGAAATTGATGACATTCATCTCTTATCATCAGTTGAAGATGTATTTGAGTTCCCTTCTCATTGGATGGTTCAAATGCCAAATGCGAAAGCATTCATCGATGCTTATAAAAGGAGACCGGACATGGATTCAGTTGTGCTAGAGCTAGCCAAATTGGACATAAACATTGTTCAAGCAAAATTTTTGGAAGAACTCAAAGAGACCTCTAG GTGGTGGGAGAGTACTGGGCTTGCTCAAGAGCTTCCCTTTATAAGAGATAGAATAGTGGAATGCTACTATTGGACGAATGGAGTGGTCGAACGTCGTGAACATGGATTCGAGAGGATAATGCTCGCCAAAATAAATGCTCTTATTACAGCTATAGACGATATCTATGATGTTTATGGCACTCTTGAAGAGCTCCAACTATTCACAGATGCTATTCGAAG ATGGGATATTGAATCAATTGACAAACTTCCCATTTACATGAAAGTATGTTATCTTGCACTATACAACTTTGTGAATGAGATGGGTTACTACACTCTCAAGGATAAAGGCTTCAACTCCATCCCATTTCTACGCAAAGCG TGGGTTGATTTGATTGAGGCATATTTGATAGAGGCAAATTGGTACCACAAGGGGTATAAACCTAGCTTAGAAGAATACATCAACAATGCTTGGATAACCGTGGGAGGCGTCCCCGTTCTATCCCACCTTTTCTTCCGGGTAACGGATTCGTTAGACAAGGAGGCCGCCGAGAGCGTGCATAAATACCATGAAATTGTTCGTGCATCATGCACGATTACAAGGCTTGCTGACGATATGGGAACATCAATG GCTGAGGTGAAGAGAGGCGACGTGCCAAAATCAGTTCAGTGTTACATGAACGAGAAAAATGCTTCGGAAGAAGAGGCGCGAACGCATGTTCAATCACTCATAGAGGAGAAATGGAAGACGATGAATAAGGAAATGATGGATTCTccattttcaacatgttttgtAGAAGTTTGTGCTAATCTTGCTAGAATGGCTCAGCTTATATACCAGAAGGATTCCGATGGATTCGGAATGCAACACTCGGTGGTTAACAAACAGCTCAGAAGCTTGCTATTCGAACCCTATGAATGA
- the LOC121757178 gene encoding uncharacterized protein LOC121757178, producing MQILVHLLIVSSVLGFHKSFHKLILGGVVAMECVSFFRHFALHYELGCEGFLFGIFIEVHRILGLWLFVMFGFCLRFLLSRDFCSGLVRFLCGLSGELGALKVGFYSKTVGGGKSGLSNLIDEIEVDEIDNLKYCSDVGGEIAVRNEVYGEIVSDSESDDGFVAKNNGDGEDVEVDAKNNEEDDDDDEGVESDIRALGELLKIEHQKVNDLQAELVKERAASATAAEEAMAMILRLQSEKSLLEREYSQHRRLAEEKQIHDQHVIRSLQLLVWQHEFKGRRLFEDNDDEEEEEEEDEARSCLNGNILDALENVLYSSRDSD from the coding sequence ATGCAGATTTTGGTTCATCTTCTGATTGTGAGCTCTGTTCTCGGATTTCACAAGAGTTTTCACAAGCTTATTCTCGGAGGTGTTGTTGCGATGGAATGTGTCTCGTTTTTTAGGCATTTTGCCCTGCATTATGAACTAGGCTGTGAGGGTTTCCTCTTTGGGATCTTCATTGAGGTTCACAGAATTCTAGGGCTTTGGCTGTTTGTAATGTTCGGATTTTGCCTCCGATTTTTGTTGTCTCGTGATTTCTGCAGCGGTTTAGTTCGATTTCTGTGCGGTTTGAGTGGGGAATTAGGTGCTTTGAAGGTTGGGTTTTACTCGAAAACTGTTGGTGGTGGAAAATCGGGGCTGTCGAATTTAATCGATGAAATTGAAGTGGATGAGATTGATAATTTGAAATATTGCAGTGATGTTGGTGGGGAAATTGCAGTGAGAAATGAAGTTTATGGAGAAATTGTATCTGATTCTGAATCTGATGATGGATTTGTTGCTAAGAATAATGGTGATGGTGAAGATGTTGAAGTTGATGCTAAGAATAAtgaggaggatgatgatgatgatgaaggtgTTGAATCTGATATCAGAGCATTGGGGGAATTGCTGAAGATTGAGCATCAAAAAGTTAATGATCTTCAAGCAGAGCTTGTGAAGGAGAGGGCTGCCTCGGCCACTGCAGCCGAGGAGGCAATGGCGATGATTCTGCGGCTGCAGAGTGAGAAGAGCTTGCTCGAAAGGGAGTATAGCCAGCACAGGAGGCTGGCTGAGGAGAAGCAAATCCACGATCAGCACGTGATCAGGTCGCTGCAGTTGCTCGTGTGGCAGCACGAGTTCAAGGGGAGGAGGCTATTCGAAGACAACGATGacgaagaggaggaggaagaggaagacgagGCTCGGAGTTGCTTGAACGGTAATATCTTGGATGCTCTTGAAAATGTGCTATATAGCTCCCGTGATTCGGATTGA